One genomic segment of Aliarcobacter cibarius includes these proteins:
- a CDS encoding PAS domain-containing sensor histidine kinase, which translates to MDLDYYKEKLEQLQKLTKTGFWELDLRTNTIIYSNEIYNILEIDKENFNHSYENFLDIVHPEDRDRVNSFFFHSFKNVGKDSTITHKVFTKSGKLKYLEQRYQIKFDENKNPIASFGTTQDISEQEYYKQKLKEDLIKIEDHQNELEAIFNNTIDGLAIIDLNTNFLKVNKTYCDITGLTEEELLSTNCIEITAPEYREESLKSFEKFLLTNEPKPLEKICKIKDRKVEVILYPYRINENHIMVNMKDISRDKLIQEQSRLISMGEMVGNIAHQWRQPLSIITSIASSITILNNLNKLPKENLNTDMEKIMEQSRYLSDTIDDFRNFIVNATDLENISIVNTIKKSLSLVDSAIKMNKIRVVTDFQDDLIISGFQNELIQSFINIINNAKDALIQNVENSKDRLILICTKEFGNRLRVGIKDSGKGIDEEILDRIFEPYFTTKHQSFGTGIGLAMSHKFLTQRHKCTIEVNNTTFKFKDNEYKGAYFIIFFEDNLNLENLKKA; encoded by the coding sequence GTGGATTTAGATTATTATAAAGAAAAACTAGAACAACTACAAAAACTTACAAAAACAGGTTTTTGGGAACTCGACTTGAGAACTAATACTATTATTTACTCTAATGAGATTTATAATATTTTAGAAATCGATAAGGAAAATTTCAATCATAGTTATGAAAACTTTTTAGATATTGTACATCCAGAAGATAGAGATAGAGTTAATAGTTTCTTTTTTCACTCTTTTAAAAATGTAGGAAAAGATTCTACTATTACACATAAAGTTTTTACAAAGTCTGGAAAATTAAAATATTTAGAACAAAGATATCAAATAAAATTTGATGAAAATAAAAATCCTATAGCATCTTTTGGTACAACTCAAGATATTAGTGAACAAGAATATTATAAACAAAAACTAAAAGAAGATTTAATTAAAATTGAAGATCATCAAAATGAGCTTGAAGCGATATTTAATAATACAATAGATGGTTTAGCAATAATTGATTTAAATACAAACTTTCTAAAGGTAAATAAAACTTACTGTGACATTACAGGACTGACGGAAGAAGAACTTTTAAGTACAAATTGCATAGAAATAACTGCTCCTGAATATAGAGAAGAATCTCTAAAAAGTTTTGAAAAATTTTTATTAACAAATGAACCAAAACCACTCGAAAAAATTTGTAAAATAAAAGATAGAAAAGTAGAAGTAATTTTATATCCTTATAGAATCAATGAAAATCATATTATGGTTAATATGAAAGATATTTCAAGAGATAAATTAATACAAGAGCAATCAAGACTTATATCTATGGGAGAAATGGTTGGAAACATTGCACATCAATGGAGACAACCTTTAAGTATAATAACATCTATTGCAAGTTCCATTACTATTTTAAATAATCTAAATAAACTGCCTAAAGAAAATTTAAACACTGATATGGAAAAAATCATGGAACAATCAAGGTATCTATCTGATACTATTGATGATTTTAGAAATTTTATAGTAAATGCCACTGATTTAGAAAATATTAGTATAGTAAATACTATTAAAAAATCTCTATCATTAGTTGACTCAGCAATAAAAATGAATAAAATAAGAGTTGTTACAGATTTCCAAGATGATTTAATAATATCTGGTTTTCAAAATGAATTAATACAATCTTTTATAAACATTATAAATAATGCAAAAGATGCTCTTATTCAAAATGTAGAAAATAGTAAAGATAGATTAATATTAATTTGCACTAAAGAATTTGGAAATCGTCTAAGAGTTGGAATAAAAGATAGTGGGAAAGGTATAGATGAAGAGATTTTAGATAGAATTTTTGAACCATACTTTACGACAAAGCATCAAAGTTTTGGAACAGGTATTGGGCTTGCTATGAGCCATAAATTTCTTACTCAAAGACATAAATGTACTATTGAGGTTAATAATACAACTTTTAAATTTAAAGATAATGAATATAAAGGAGCTTATTTCATAATCTTTTTTGAAGATAATTTAAATTTAGAAAATTTGAAAAAGGCTTAA
- a CDS encoding alanine racemase, whose protein sequence is MAKILINKKNLFYNFELISKKATNKEKVAVVLKDNAYGHGLVEIAKLANEFGIKKAVVRTIEDAKKIEDYFPYILVLADTTFHNYSHTFHIAINSLEDINKVPQNANVHLKIDTGMHRNGISINDIEMAFLGLLKQKANITGVFTHHRGADTLSTDFFWQNENFAKAKTKVKEVCEKLSLPLPQFHSCNSAALFRQENFTEDFARVGIATYGYLDNDGVFDFPKLKPVMSLWAQKLATRKIRKGQSIGYGGKFTANEDMIISTYDIGYGDGFLRLNENDNYTTPKGFKILGRVSMDNLSINSDEKEVCIFDDVTTLAKIHKTITYEITCSLKESMKKEILV, encoded by the coding sequence TTGGCAAAAATATTAATAAACAAAAAAAACCTTTTTTACAATTTTGAACTTATTTCAAAAAAAGCAACAAACAAGGAAAAAGTTGCTGTTGTTCTAAAAGATAATGCTTATGGTCATGGACTTGTTGAAATTGCAAAACTTGCAAATGAATTTGGAATAAAAAAAGCTGTTGTAAGAACAATAGAAGATGCAAAAAAAATTGAAGATTATTTCCCTTATATTTTAGTTCTTGCAGATACAACTTTTCACAACTATTCACATACTTTTCACATAGCAATAAATAGTCTAGAAGATATTAATAAAGTGCCACAAAATGCTAACGTTCATCTAAAAATTGATACAGGAATGCATCGAAATGGTATATCAATAAATGACATAGAGATGGCTTTTTTAGGACTTTTAAAACAAAAAGCTAATATTACAGGTGTTTTCACGCACCATAGAGGAGCAGACACTTTAAGTACTGATTTTTTTTGGCAAAATGAAAATTTTGCTAAAGCAAAAACAAAGGTAAAAGAGGTATGTGAAAAACTTTCACTACCTTTACCACAGTTTCACTCTTGCAACTCAGCAGCACTTTTTAGACAAGAAAATTTCACTGAAGATTTTGCAAGAGTAGGAATTGCAACTTATGGTTATTTAGATAATGATGGTGTTTTTGATTTTCCAAAATTAAAACCTGTTATGTCACTTTGGGCACAAAAGCTAGCAACTAGAAAAATAAGAAAAGGTCAAAGTATTGGTTATGGTGGAAAATTTACTGCAAATGAAGATATGATAATTTCTACTTATGATATTGGATATGGAGATGGTTTTTTAAGATTAAATGAAAATGATAACTATACAACTCCTAAAGGTTTTAAAATTTTAGGAAGAGTATCTATGGATAATTTATCAATAAATAGTGATGAAAAAGAGGTTTGTATTTTTGATGATGTTACCACTTTAGCAAAAATTCACAAAACTATAACATATGAAATAACTTGTAGCTTAAAAGAGAGTATGAAAAAAGAGATTTTGGTATAA
- the uvrC gene encoding excinuclease ABC subunit UvrC encodes MNLEEKLKLLPSEAGVYQYFDNQGHLLYIGKAKSLKNRVKSYFKFSPTLQASNDLSPRIYKMISETVFLEWIVVPNEHDALILENSLIKQLKPKYNVLLRDDKTYPYIFVDLNEDFPRLEITRKIEKGKNIKYFGPYSSGARDMLDSIYEIIPLVQKKSCVKSKKACLFFQIGKCLAPCENKVNKDEYKKILDEALGYIYNKSKLLNKLKEKMQFYSENFRFEEALVLRDRAKTIEKSEIKTGIDLTTNEDLDIFAIKSSNKKAVLVRMFIRDGKLASSNYDFMKTNDDVEFDIQEAYKRAIINYYSNELPIIPKEIIVADEIEDIITIEEFLYKKFNKKIKIVNPKIDKKASIVKIALNNCDELLRLENIKDENSIYNELKELFSLNCVPNIIETFDNSHLMGQATVGGMVVWNKGKENFDKKSYRHYNLESLDEYSQMKEMLYRRVESFDKNNPPDLWVIDGGTTLLNLAFDIVDSIGVNLDIIAISKQKVDAKAYRAKGNAKDIVHFKQNGEIKSLNLLPSDKRLQFIQRLRDEAHRFAISFHKKQKRKEDKEISLLQIKGIGEAKIKKLLLYFGEFEKIRNASFEELKSVLNEADAHNIINYFNN; translated from the coding sequence ATGAATTTAGAAGAAAAATTAAAACTGCTTCCATCAGAAGCCGGAGTCTATCAGTACTTTGACAATCAAGGACATCTTTTATACATTGGAAAGGCTAAAAGCTTAAAAAATAGAGTAAAAAGTTACTTTAAATTCAGTCCTACTTTACAAGCTTCAAACGATTTAAGTCCACGAATTTATAAAATGATTAGCGAAACTGTTTTTTTAGAATGGATTGTTGTTCCAAATGAACATGATGCCTTAATTCTTGAAAACTCACTAATTAAACAGCTAAAACCAAAATATAATGTACTTTTACGAGATGATAAAACATACCCTTATATTTTCGTAGATTTAAATGAAGATTTTCCAAGATTAGAAATCACAAGAAAAATAGAAAAAGGAAAAAATATAAAATATTTTGGTCCATATTCAAGTGGTGCTAGAGATATGCTTGATAGCATTTATGAGATAATTCCCCTAGTTCAAAAAAAATCTTGTGTGAAAAGTAAAAAAGCTTGCTTATTTTTTCAAATAGGAAAATGTCTAGCTCCATGTGAAAATAAAGTGAATAAAGATGAGTATAAAAAGATTTTAGATGAAGCTTTAGGATACATCTATAATAAATCAAAACTATTAAATAAACTAAAAGAAAAAATGCAATTTTATTCTGAAAATTTTAGATTTGAAGAGGCTTTAGTTTTACGAGATAGAGCGAAAACTATTGAAAAATCAGAAATTAAAACTGGAATTGATTTAACAACAAATGAAGATTTAGATATTTTTGCCATAAAATCTAGTAATAAAAAAGCTGTACTTGTAAGAATGTTTATAAGAGATGGAAAACTAGCTTCTTCAAACTATGATTTCATGAAAACAAATGACGATGTTGAATTTGATATACAAGAAGCCTATAAAAGAGCAATAATAAATTACTATTCAAATGAATTACCAATTATTCCAAAAGAGATAATTGTGGCCGATGAGATTGAAGATATTATCACGATTGAAGAATTTTTATATAAGAAATTCAATAAAAAAATAAAAATAGTAAACCCAAAAATAGATAAAAAAGCTTCTATTGTAAAAATTGCTTTAAATAATTGTGATGAACTTTTAAGATTAGAGAATATTAAAGATGAGAATTCTATATACAATGAATTAAAAGAACTGTTTTCCTTAAACTGTGTTCCAAATATAATAGAAACTTTTGACAATTCACATCTTATGGGACAGGCAACAGTTGGTGGAATGGTTGTATGGAATAAAGGAAAAGAGAATTTTGATAAAAAATCTTATAGACACTATAATCTTGAGAGCTTAGATGAATACTCTCAAATGAAAGAGATGCTATATAGAAGGGTTGAGAGTTTTGATAAAAATAATCCGCCAGATTTATGGGTAATTGATGGAGGGACGACTTTACTAAATTTAGCTTTTGATATAGTTGACTCAATTGGGGTAAATTTAGATATTATTGCTATTTCAAAACAAAAAGTTGATGCAAAAGCTTATAGAGCAAAAGGAAATGCAAAAGATATAGTGCATTTTAAACAAAATGGTGAGATTAAAAGTCTAAATTTGCTTCCTAGCGATAAAAGACTACAATTTATTCAAAGATTAAGAGATGAAGCTCATCGTTTTGCAATTAGTTTTCATAAAAAGCAAAAAAGAAAAGAGGATAAAGAGATTTCGCTTCTACAAATTAAAGGTATTGGTGAAGCAAAAATAAAAAAATTACTCTTATATTTTGGAGAGTTTGAAAAAATCAGAAATGCTTCTTTTGAAGAGTTAAAATCTGTCTTAAATGAAGCAGATGCACACAATATTATAAACTATTTTAATAATTAA
- the pnuC gene encoding nicotinamide riboside transporter PnuC, whose product MINEAILQMSYWEIIAALLSIFYISLAIKQNIWCWIAAFFSTLIYSILFFDATLLMSSFLNAYYLIMAIYGWYSWKIRNDYKDSNLKISTLNLSVNAKIIVVLSIISIVLGYYMTNYTNTSYAYLDSTITIFSLVATYMMTKKILDNWIYWIIIDSAAIYLYFKKEFYVTSILYNLSFFSLYGMEKRI is encoded by the coding sequence ATGATAAATGAAGCAATTTTACAAATGAGTTATTGGGAAATTATTGCTGCACTTTTATCAATATTTTATATCTCTTTAGCAATAAAACAAAATATTTGGTGTTGGATAGCTGCTTTCTTTAGTACATTAATCTATTCTATTTTATTTTTTGATGCAACTCTACTTATGTCAAGTTTTTTAAATGCTTACTATTTGATTATGGCTATTTATGGTTGGTACAGTTGGAAAATAAGAAATGATTATAAAGATTCAAATTTAAAAATATCAACTTTGAATCTATCTGTAAATGCAAAAATAATTGTTGTTTTGTCAATTATTTCAATCGTTCTTGGATATTATATGACAAATTATACTAATACTTCATATGCATATCTTGATTCAACAATCACTATATTTTCTCTTGTAGCAACATATATGATGACAAAAAAAATATTAGACAACTGGATATATTGGATTATAATTGATAGTGCTGCTATTTACCTATATTTTAAAAAAGAGTTTTATGTAACTTCTATTTTATACAATCTTAGCTTTTTTAGCTTATATGGAATGGAAAAAAGAATATAA
- a CDS encoding GGDEF domain-containing response regulator — MPEINQQPTILIVDDMITNILILSDLLKDEYDIKIAKSGLKAIEIANSQNIDLILLDIEMPKMNGYEVCKNLKNSEKTKNIPIIFVTARNSETDEEEGLNLGAIDYITKPFNKTIVKLRVKNHIKLKEKTDLLEQLSMYDGLTNIKNRRFFDEIFEKSYYESRRKKTNLALMMIDIDFFKPYNDNYGHGKGDEALKKVSLAINNTLLSHREDDLVARYGGEEFVVLIKDISLDELNKIANNILDSIKKLKIKHDYSSANEYLTVSIGIANFDGNKDIPKIELLIKSDETLYKVKASGRNNFLITNL; from the coding sequence ATGCCAGAAATAAATCAACAACCAACTATATTAATTGTAGATGATATGATTACAAATATTTTAATATTATCAGATTTACTAAAAGATGAGTATGATATTAAAATTGCCAAATCTGGTTTAAAAGCGATAGAAATTGCAAATTCTCAAAATATAGATTTAATACTTTTAGATATTGAAATGCCTAAAATGAATGGTTATGAAGTATGCAAAAATCTTAAAAACTCAGAAAAAACGAAAAATATTCCTATCATATTTGTTACAGCAAGGAATAGTGAAACAGATGAAGAAGAAGGTTTAAATTTGGGAGCTATTGACTATATTACAAAACCTTTTAATAAAACTATTGTAAAGCTAAGAGTAAAAAATCATATAAAACTCAAAGAAAAAACTGATTTATTAGAGCAGCTATCAATGTATGATGGACTTACAAATATAAAAAATAGAAGATTTTTTGATGAAATTTTTGAAAAAAGTTATTATGAATCAAGAAGAAAAAAAACAAATCTTGCTTTAATGATGATTGACATTGATTTTTTCAAACCTTATAATGACAATTATGGTCATGGAAAAGGGGATGAAGCTTTAAAAAAAGTTTCTCTAGCTATTAATAATACTTTATTATCCCATAGAGAAGATGATCTAGTCGCTAGATATGGAGGAGAAGAGTTTGTAGTTTTAATAAAAGATATTTCTTTAGATGAATTAAATAAAATTGCAAACAATATCTTAGACTCTATTAAAAAATTAAAAATAAAACATGATTATTCAAGTGCTAATGAATACTTAACTGTTAGTATTGGAATAGCTAACTTTGATGGAAATAAAGATATTCCAAAAATTGAACTTCTAATAAAATCAGATGAAACTTTATACAAAGTAAAAGCATCTGGAAGAAACAATTTCTTAATCACAAATTTATAA
- a CDS encoding efflux RND transporter permease subunit codes for MLSAFFIKNPVFAGVLSIIVFLVGLISMFNLPIEQYPRVLPPQILVSTAYPGASADTIAKTVAAPLEEKINGAKNMLYMNSLAEDSGRLTINVFFEVGTDPDDAKIDVNNRVQAALSSMPEQVKRQGVVVGERSPSILLFAMLQSPNKTHDSLYLSNYALLNMVETLKRVDGVGDAMIFGAKDYSIRVWIDPAKLSKYSLATTDVITAIQEQNNQYAAGKVGAEPLENKQMYTYTIKTPDRFSDPKQFSDIVIRANADGSSLKLKDVAHIELGASSYSVQTRLNNAPSLPIGVFLQSGANSLETAKAIKKALEEASKNFPEDMTYTIPYDSTDFITASIEEVVKTFVEALLLVILIIFIFLQSWRATIIPLIAVPISIVGAFAGMYVLGFSINLLTLFGLVLAIGIVVDDAIIVIENIERHMDEGKTPLDAAFIAMKEVTGALIAIILVLAAVFVPVAFMGGLSGEMYRQFAITIVISVIISGFVAITLTPSLCVRILKNKKHEPKGFAKWFNNMFDKATTGYSFLVKKTIRYSFISLLIFGGLVFVSWDMFKSMKTGLVPDEDQGTIFVFGFNPPGSSLSRSLTLSEEINAIVAKDPNVQNIITLAGYDFTTSAERSHTVATIIKLKDWSERPNPEQHAQEILGRLSKQLMGTSEGFSFAVVPPPIMGMSVTGGFDMYVQDRTGGSIENLGKVVNQIIEKAKTRPELMGVRTSLAPNVPMFKMDVDVEKAKAKGVNINDIYSTINATFGSYYVNDFSLYGRTYKVNLQAIDTYRNNINNMENIFVRSNKGELLPLSSFVSIKQQVGADIVERFNLFQAAKVSGQPAAGYSSGDALKAIEEVSNEVLPEGYTISWVGTAYQEKQVGGSSAQAFIFGIVFLFLILCALYERWLLPIAVVLAVPFAIFGAILATNLRGLDNNIYFQIGLLVLAGLAAKNAILIVEFALQKRKEGFNLVDSALEAAKVRLRPIVMTSLAFTIGVLPLAIGGGAGAASKHSIGTGVIGGMLTATFIAIIFIPLFYILISKISKDKKDEILIEDVKKEES; via the coding sequence ATGTTATCTGCATTTTTTATTAAAAACCCCGTTTTTGCTGGTGTTTTGTCTATTATTGTTTTTCTAGTTGGACTTATATCTATGTTCAATCTTCCAATTGAACAATACCCAAGAGTTTTACCTCCACAAATTCTTGTAAGTACAGCATATCCAGGTGCTAGTGCAGATACTATTGCAAAAACTGTTGCAGCTCCACTTGAAGAAAAAATCAATGGTGCAAAAAATATGCTTTATATGAACTCTTTAGCTGAAGATAGTGGAAGATTAACTATAAATGTATTTTTTGAAGTTGGAACAGATCCAGATGATGCAAAAATCGATGTAAACAATAGAGTTCAAGCAGCTCTTTCATCAATGCCTGAACAAGTAAAAAGACAAGGTGTTGTTGTAGGAGAAAGAAGTCCTAGTATTTTACTTTTTGCTATGCTTCAATCTCCAAACAAAACTCATGATTCATTATATCTTTCAAACTATGCTCTTTTAAATATGGTTGAAACTTTAAAAAGGGTTGATGGAGTTGGTGATGCAATGATTTTTGGAGCAAAGGATTATTCTATTAGAGTTTGGATTGACCCAGCTAAATTATCTAAATATTCACTAGCTACTACAGATGTTATTACAGCTATTCAAGAACAAAATAATCAATATGCTGCTGGTAAAGTTGGTGCAGAACCTCTTGAAAATAAGCAAATGTACACATATACTATCAAAACTCCTGATAGATTTAGTGATCCAAAACAATTTTCAGATATTGTTATTAGAGCAAATGCAGATGGAAGTAGTCTGAAACTAAAAGATGTTGCACATATTGAACTTGGAGCTAGTTCATATAGCGTTCAAACAAGATTAAATAATGCACCATCTTTACCTATTGGAGTATTTTTACAAAGTGGTGCAAACTCTTTAGAAACAGCAAAAGCTATCAAAAAAGCTCTTGAAGAAGCTAGTAAAAACTTCCCTGAAGATATGACTTATACTATTCCTTATGATAGTACAGATTTTATTACAGCTTCTATTGAAGAAGTTGTAAAAACATTTGTTGAAGCACTTTTACTAGTTATTTTAATTATTTTCATATTCTTACAAAGCTGGAGGGCTACAATTATTCCTTTAATTGCTGTACCAATTTCTATTGTTGGAGCATTTGCAGGAATGTATGTATTAGGATTTAGTATCAATCTTTTAACACTATTTGGGCTAGTTCTTGCAATTGGTATTGTTGTTGATGATGCTATTATTGTTATTGAAAATATTGAAAGACATATGGATGAAGGAAAAACTCCTCTAGACGCTGCATTTATTGCAATGAAAGAGGTAACTGGAGCCTTAATCGCTATTATTTTAGTTTTAGCAGCTGTATTCGTACCTGTTGCATTTATGGGTGGATTAAGTGGAGAAATGTACAGACAATTCGCGATTACCATAGTTATATCCGTAATTATTTCTGGATTCGTTGCAATTACTTTAACTCCTTCTTTATGTGTAAGAATCTTAAAAAATAAAAAACATGAACCAAAAGGTTTTGCAAAATGGTTTAACAACATGTTTGATAAAGCTACTACTGGTTATTCATTTTTAGTTAAAAAAACAATTAGATATTCATTTATTTCTCTTTTAATTTTTGGTGGATTAGTATTTGTTTCGTGGGATATGTTTAAATCAATGAAAACAGGTCTTGTTCCAGATGAAGATCAAGGAACTATATTTGTATTTGGATTTAATCCTCCTGGTTCATCACTATCTAGATCTTTAACTTTAAGTGAAGAAATAAATGCAATAGTTGCAAAAGATCCAAATGTACAAAATATTATTACACTTGCAGGTTATGACTTTACAACTTCAGCTGAAAGATCGCACACAGTTGCAACTATTATTAAACTAAAAGATTGGAGCGAAAGACCAAATCCTGAACAGCACGCTCAAGAAATCTTAGGAAGATTAAGTAAACAACTAATGGGTACTAGTGAAGGATTCTCTTTTGCTGTTGTGCCACCTCCAATTATGGGTATGAGTGTCACTGGTGGATTTGATATGTATGTTCAAGATAGAACTGGGGGAAGTATTGAAAATTTAGGAAAAGTTGTAAATCAAATTATTGAAAAAGCAAAAACTAGACCTGAATTAATGGGTGTTAGAACTTCACTAGCACCAAATGTTCCAATGTTTAAAATGGATGTTGATGTCGAAAAAGCAAAAGCAAAAGGTGTAAATATAAACGATATTTATAGCACTATAAATGCAACTTTTGGAAGTTATTATGTAAATGATTTCTCATTATATGGAAGAACTTATAAGGTAAATTTACAAGCAATTGACACATACAGAAATAATATAAATAATATGGAAAATATTTTTGTAAGATCAAATAAAGGTGAGCTTTTACCTCTTAGCTCTTTTGTTAGTATTAAACAACAAGTTGGAGCTGATATTGTAGAAAGATTTAACCTTTTCCAAGCAGCAAAAGTTTCAGGACAACCAGCAGCTGGATATAGTTCAGGAGATGCTTTAAAAGCTATTGAAGAAGTTTCAAATGAAGTTTTACCTGAAGGATATACAATCTCATGGGTTGGAACAGCTTATCAAGAAAAACAAGTTGGTGGAAGTTCAGCACAAGCTTTTATTTTTGGTATTGTTTTCTTATTCTTGATTCTTTGTGCATTGTATGAAAGATGGTTATTACCAATTGCTGTTGTTCTTGCTGTTCCATTTGCAATATTTGGAGCAATTTTAGCAACTAATTTAAGAGGTTTAGATAATAATATCTACTTCCAAATTGGACTTTTAGTTCTTGCTGGACTTGCTGCTAAAAATGCTATTTTGATTGTTGAATTTGCTTTACAAAAAAGAAAAGAAGGATTTAATCTTGTTGATTCAGCATTAGAAGCTGCAAAAGTAAGACTTAGACCAATCGTTATGACTTCATTAGCATTTACTATTGGTGTTCTACCACTTGCCATTGGTGGAGGTGCTGGAGCTGCTAGTAAACACTCAATTGGTACAGGAGTTATTGGTGGGATGCTTACAGCAACATTTATAGCAATTATATTTATTCCTCTATTCTATATACTTATTTCAAAAATAAGCAAAGATAAAAAAGATGAAATCTTAATAGAAGATGTAAAAAAGGAAGAGAGTTAA
- a CDS encoding efflux RND transporter periplasmic adaptor subunit, with amino-acid sequence MIKKSIITMYLLFGLNNLMANEAPGLPVQTFKVTNQSNTTNKTYPTILKAYEQVDVMARVPGTLTKKHFSEGDFVKKGTLLYSIEPDTYQAILNVKKANFVKAKKDFERAKTLIASKAISPQAYDDYTFQYDSAKAALDEAQINLNYTKVTAPIDGIVGIKKFDVGDLVGSGANNSLLVTITNTDPIHAEFSIPKDDMNKYLSQIKDKTAKINLLANGKKYEGGEVDFISPVIDSNTDTLLVRAKFENKNRDLIAGNFTKIEVSNLSLGDVFVVPENAVLRTAQSSIVMVIDENNIAKPRPVVAGDLVQNGVVIKSGLKADEQIAVSNLAKLRPDTKVQIVNKEK; translated from the coding sequence ATGATAAAAAAATCAATAATTACAATGTATTTGCTTTTTGGATTAAATAATCTAATGGCAAATGAAGCACCAGGATTACCTGTGCAAACTTTCAAAGTTACAAATCAATCAAATACGACAAACAAAACTTATCCAACTATTTTAAAAGCTTATGAGCAAGTTGATGTAATGGCAAGAGTTCCAGGAACATTAACAAAAAAACATTTTAGTGAAGGTGATTTCGTAAAAAAAGGAACTCTTTTATATAGTATTGAACCTGATACTTATCAAGCTATCTTAAATGTAAAAAAAGCAAATTTTGTAAAAGCAAAAAAAGATTTTGAAAGAGCAAAAACTCTAATAGCTTCAAAAGCAATTAGTCCTCAAGCTTATGATGATTACACTTTTCAATATGATAGTGCAAAAGCTGCTTTAGATGAAGCTCAAATAAATTTAAACTATACAAAAGTAACAGCTCCAATTGATGGAATTGTTGGAATTAAAAAATTTGATGTTGGAGATTTAGTTGGAAGTGGTGCAAATAATTCACTACTTGTTACTATTACAAATACAGATCCAATTCATGCCGAATTTTCAATACCTAAAGATGATATGAATAAGTATCTATCTCAAATAAAAGATAAAACTGCAAAAATAAATCTTTTAGCAAATGGAAAAAAATATGAAGGTGGAGAAGTTGATTTTATCTCTCCTGTGATCGATTCAAATACTGATACTTTATTAGTTAGAGCAAAATTTGAAAATAAAAATAGAGATTTAATAGCTGGAAATTTCACAAAAATTGAAGTTAGCAATTTATCTTTAGGTGATGTTTTTGTTGTACCTGAAAATGCTGTTTTAAGAACTGCTCAAAGTAGTATTGTAATGGTAATAGATGAAAATAATATAGCAAAACCAAGACCAGTAGTTGCTGGTGATTTAGTTCAAAATGGAGTTGTTATTAAAAGTGGGTTAAAGGCTGATGAGCAAATTGCTGTAAGTAATCTTGCAAAATTAAGACCTGATACTAAAGTTCAAATAGTAAATAAAGAGAAATAA